One genomic window of Elaeis guineensis isolate ETL-2024a chromosome 2, EG11, whole genome shotgun sequence includes the following:
- the LOC105054504 gene encoding uncharacterized protein isoform X1 gives MASFSNPDLFVLFSFSSLVFLLLAGRSAATMEAAPTSPSNGTTIYELLPEYGLPSGLLPDTVKSFQLAYDGSFVVELEGPCYVQFEYLVYYEARITGVVKYGSIEDLRGIQVRRFFLWFDVDSIKVDLPPSDFIYFEVGWITKKLTVGQFEVVHSCQDNGLAGRVRRAANTLLQSTFIPQL, from the exons ATGGCCTCCTTCTCTAACCCTGATCTCTTTgtactcttctccttctcttctctcgTCTTCCTCCTCCTCGCCGGCAGAAGCGCCGCCACCATGGAGGCGGCGCCGACGTCGCCGTCGAACGGGACGACGATCTACGAGCTGCTGCCGGAGTACGGCCTCCCGTCGGGGCTCCTCCCAGACACGGTGAAGTCCTTCCAGCTTGCCTATGACGGCAGCTTCGTGGTGGAGCTGGAGGGCCCCTGCTACGTGCAGTTCGAGTACCTGGTCTACTACGAGGCCCGGATCACCGGCGTCGTCAAGTACGGCAGCATCGAGGATCTCCGGGGCATCCAGGTCCGCCGATTTTTCCTCTGGTTCGACGTTGACTCCATCAAGGTCGACCTCCCGCCCTCTGACTTCATCTACTTCGAGGTCGGCTGGATCACCAAGAAGCTCACCGTCGGCCAGTTCGAGGTTGTTCATTCTTGCCAGGACAACGGGCTTGCCGGCCGAGTGAGGAGGGCCGCCAATACTTTACTTCAG AGCACCTTCATTCCTCAGCTTTAG
- the LOC105054504 gene encoding uncharacterized protein isoform X2 has protein sequence MASFSNPDLFVLFSFSSLVFLLLAGRSAATMEAAPTSPSNGTTIYELLPEYGLPSGLLPDTVKSFQLAYDGSFVVELEGPCYVQFEYLVYYEARITGVVKYGSIEDLRGIQVRRFFLWFDVDSIKVDLPPSDFIYFEVGWITKKLTVGQFEVVHSCQDNGLAGRVRRAANTLLQSILNPQL, from the coding sequence ATGGCCTCCTTCTCTAACCCTGATCTCTTTgtactcttctccttctcttctctcgTCTTCCTCCTCCTCGCCGGCAGAAGCGCCGCCACCATGGAGGCGGCGCCGACGTCGCCGTCGAACGGGACGACGATCTACGAGCTGCTGCCGGAGTACGGCCTCCCGTCGGGGCTCCTCCCAGACACGGTGAAGTCCTTCCAGCTTGCCTATGACGGCAGCTTCGTGGTGGAGCTGGAGGGCCCCTGCTACGTGCAGTTCGAGTACCTGGTCTACTACGAGGCCCGGATCACCGGCGTCGTCAAGTACGGCAGCATCGAGGATCTCCGGGGCATCCAGGTCCGCCGATTTTTCCTCTGGTTCGACGTTGACTCCATCAAGGTCGACCTCCCGCCCTCTGACTTCATCTACTTCGAGGTCGGCTGGATCACCAAGAAGCTCACCGTCGGCCAGTTCGAGGTTGTTCATTCTTGCCAGGACAACGGGCTTGCCGGCCGAGTGAGGAGGGCCGCCAATACTTTACTTCAG